A window from Fragaria vesca subsp. vesca linkage group LG5, FraVesHawaii_1.0, whole genome shotgun sequence encodes these proteins:
- the LOC101303907 gene encoding uncharacterized protein LOC101303907 isoform 2: MGARGVINDKWSMRVLWACAIGSAISLYFVAAERQAQNRERMLAQSLQAMEEESGNAADA, translated from the exons ATGGGAGCCAGAGGAGTTATTAATGATAAATGGTCCATGAGGGTTCTCTGGGCCTGTGCTATTGGAAGTGCTATAA GCCTGTATTTTGTGGCTGCGGAAAGACAAGCACAGAACAGGGAACGGATGTTAGCTCAAAGTTTACAGGCCATGGAGGAAGAATCAGGCAATGCTGCAGATGCTTGA
- the LOC101304581 gene encoding protein PAM68, chloroplastic-like: protein MAAATGSWSSKPSPITSQHPSILPSKIGLKPWTLSTKPSYPISRTKENYFPSSSTQLNATLKNPRGFGRSPKKNKKTTTKKKKTEQNNDSGDEDDEDEDAEAAAEEEGIIPEIVTNRMISRMGFTVGLPLFTGLLFFPFFYYLKVGLKLDVPTWVPFIVSFVFFGTALAGVSYGIVSSSWDPMREGSLLGWNEAQKNWPVFWRSIRGGSRKN, encoded by the exons ATGGCAGCTGCTACAGGTTCATGGTCTTCCAAGCCCTCTCCAATCACTTCGCAACACCCATCAATATTACCTTCTAAG ATTGGTCTTAAGCCTTGGACACTGTCCACAAAACCCAGCTATCCCATTTCCAGAACTAAAGAAAACTACTTTCCATCATCCTCCACACAATTAAATGCGACCTTGAAGAACCCTAGAGGCTTCGGACGCTCACCGAAGAAAAACAAGAAGACAACCACCAAGAAGAAGAAGACAGAACAAAACAATGACAGTGGCGATGAAGATGATGAAGACGAAGACGCCGAAGCAGCAGCAGAAGAAGAAGGCATAATACCAGAGATAGTGACCAACAGGATGATAAGCAGAATGGGATTCACAGTTGGTCTCCCATTGTTTACGGGACTATTGTTTTTCCCGTTCTTCTACTACTTGAAAGTTGGCCTCAAACTTGATGTGCCAACATGGGTGCCCTTTATTGTGTCATTTGTTTTCTTTGGGACAGCACTTGCGGGAGTGAGCTATGGCATTGTGTCCTCTAGTTGGGATCCTATGAGGGAAGGGTCACTTTTGGGTTGGAATGAGGCTCAGAAGAATTGGCCTGTATTTTGGAGATCTATTAGGGGTGGATCTAGGAAGAACTAA